In Microtus ochrogaster isolate Prairie Vole_2 linkage group LG9, MicOch1.0, whole genome shotgun sequence, the following are encoded in one genomic region:
- the LOC101979136 gene encoding olfactory receptor 8K3-like: MQTHNLTVVTEFILMGITDHPELQAPLFGLFLIIYLITLVSNLGMIILTMVDSRLQTPMYFFLRHLATVDLGYSTSVGPKMLRNFIVDQNTIPFYFCATQMFFFDMFIVAEFFILSAMSYDRYVAICKPLLYTVIMSQRVCWTLVTIPYLYGIFVSLLLTIKIFTVSFCGPNVIRHFYCDGLPLLSLACSNTHEIEVIILILSAFNLLSSVLVVIVSYAFILAAILRMNSAEGKRKAFSTCGSHLTVVAVFYGTLIFMYLQPMSIHAFDTDKVTSIFYSQVIPMLNPLIYSLRNKDVKDSLKKTVEKLCNIVW; this comes from the coding sequence ATGCAGACCCACAACCTCACAGTGGTGACTGAGTTCATCCTGATGGGCATCACTGACCATCCTGAGCTGCAGGCACCACTGTTCGGACTTTTCCTCATCATCTATCTGATCACATTGGTTAGCAATTTGGGCATGATCATCCTCACCATGGTGGATTCCAGGCTGCAAACACCTATGTACTTCTTTCTCAGACACCTCGCTACTGTAGATCTTGGGTATTCAACTTCTGTGGGGCCCAAAATGTTAAGAAATTTTATTGTAGATCAGAATAcaataccattttatttttgtgctacccaaatgtttttctttgatatgTTCATTGTTGCtgaattttttattctctctgcaatGTCTTATGACCGTTATGTTGCCATCTGCAAACCACTCCTCTACACTGTCATTATGTCACAAAGAGTATGCTGGACATTGGTCACCATTCCCTACCTCTATGGTATATTTGTCTCACTTCTGCTTACCATAAAGATTTTCACTGTGTCCTTCTGCGGCCCCAATGTTATCAGACATTTCTACTGTGATGGTCTCCCCTTGTTGTCTTTGGCCTGCTCAAATACTCATGAAATTGAGgtgataattttaatattatcagcttttaatttgctttcttctgttctggTAGTCATTGTGTCCTATGCATTCATCCTGGCAGCTATTCTCAGGATGAACTCGGCTGAGGGCAAAAGAAAGGCTTTCTCTACCTGTGGGTCCCACCTGACAGTCGTCGCTGTCTTCTATGGGACTTTGATATTCATGTATTTGCAGCCTATGTCCATTCATGCCTTTGACACTGATAAAGTGACTTCCATATTTTACAGTCAGGTTATACCTATGCTGAATCCCTTAATCTATAGCTTGAGGAACAAAGATGTAAAAGATTCCCTTAAAAAAACAGTGGAAAAACTATGCAATATTGTCTGGTAG
- the LOC101996068 gene encoding olfactory receptor 8K3-like: METHNLTVVTEFILMGITDHPELQAPLFGLFLIIYLITLVGNFGMIVLTMVDSRLQTPMYFFLRHLSITDLGYSTSVGPKMLRNFIIDKNTISFYFCATQLSFFSMFIVAEFFILSAMSYDRYVAICKPLLYNVIMSRRVCWVLVAIPYLYSIFVALIVTINIFSSSFCGHNVISHFYCDGLPLTSLLCTNKEESEMIILILSIVDLISSPVVILVSYLLILRAILRMNSAEGRRKAFSTCGSHLTVVTVFYGTLIFMYVQPKSSHSINTDKIASIFYTMVIPMLNPLIYSLRNKDVKQALRRTGKRIQNIFS; encoded by the coding sequence ATGGAGACCCACAACCTTACAGTGGTGACAGAGTTCATCCTGATGGGCATCACTGACCATCCTGAACTGCAGGCACCGTTGTTTGGACTTTTCCTCATCATCTATCTGATCACATTGGTTGGCAACTTCGGCATGATCGTCCTCACCATGGTGGATTCCAGGCTTCAaacacccatgtacttctttctcAGACACCTTTCTATCACTGATCTTGGTTATTCAACTTCTGTGGGACCCAAAATGTTaagaaattttattatagataaaaatacaatatcattttatttttgtgctacCCAGTTGTCTTTCTTTAGTATGTTCATTGTTGCtgaattttttattctctctgcaatGTCTTATGACCgttatgtggccatctgcaaacCACTCCTATACAATGTCATTATGTCACGAAGAGTATGTTGGGTCCTGGTAGCAATCCCATATCTTTATAGTATATTTGTTGCTCTCATTGTCaccataaatattttctcttcatcCTTCTGTGGCCACAATGTTATCAGTCATTTCTACTGTGATGGTCTCCCGTTAACATCTTTGCTGTGCACAAATAAAGAGGAAAGTGAAATGATAATTTTAATCTTATCAATTGTTGACCTGATTTCTTCTCCAGTTGTTATCCTTGTCTCCTACCTGCTCATTCTCAGAGCTATTCTCAGGATGAACTCTGCTGAGGGCAGACGCAAGGCTTTTTCCACCTGTGGATCCCACCTGACAGTAGTCACTGTCTTCTATGGGACTttgatatttatgtatgtgcagcCTAAGTCCAGTCACTCCATCAACACTGACAAGATAGCTTCCATCTTTTACACCATGGTCATCCCTATGTTAAATCCCTTGATCTATAGTTTGAGGAACAAAGATGTCAAGCAGGCCCTAAGAAGGACAgggaaaagaatacaaaatatcTTCTCCTAA
- the LOC101995776 gene encoding olfactory receptor 8K3-like translates to MKTHNNLTVVTEFILMGVTDRPELQGPLFGLFLIIYLISLVGNLGMIILTMVDSRLQTPMYFFLRHLATTDLGYSTAVGPKMLSNFIVDQNKISFNLCATQLAFFLVFIACELFILSAMSYDRYVAICKPLLYMVIMSKRVCWVLVVIPYVYCTIVALLITIKIFTMSFCGYNVISHFYCDSLPLLSLVCSNTQETEVIMLFLAAFNLISSLLVVLVSYLLILIAILRMNSAESRRKAFSTCGSHLTVVTVFYGTLIFMYVQPKSSHSFDTDKVASVFYTLIIPMLNPLIYSLRNKDVKDALYRTGKKVHSAFL, encoded by the coding sequence ATGAAGACCCACAACAACCTCACAGTGGTGACTGAGTTTATCCTGATGGGAGTCACTGACCGCCCTGAACTTCAGGGCCCATTGTTCGGACTCTTCCTCATCATCTATCTGATATCACTGGTTGGCAACTTGGGCATGATCATCCTCACTATGGTGGATTCCAGGCTACAAACACCTATGTACTTCTTTCTCAGACATTTGGCTACTACAGATCTTGGCTATTCAACAGCTGTGGGGCCAAAAATGTTATCAAATTTTATTGTCGATCAAAACAAAATATCCTTTAACCTTTGTGCTACACAGttagctttctttcttgtgttcatAGCTTGTGAACTCTTTATTCTGTCTGCAAtgtcctatgaccgctatgtggccatctgtaagCCTCTGCTTTATATGGTCATCATGTCAAAAAGAGTTTGCTGGGTGCTGGTAGTAATTCCTTATGTTTACTGTACAATTGTGGCTCTACTGATTACAATTAAGATTTTCACTATGTCTTTCTGTGGCTACAATGTCATCAGCCATTTTTACTGTGACAGTCTCCCCTTGTTATCCTTGGTCTGCTCAAATACACAGGAAACTGAAGTGATAATGTTGTTCTTGGCagcttttaatttgatttcttctcttctggTTGTCCTTGTGTCCTACCTGCTCATCCTGATAGCCATTCTCAGAATGAACTCTGCTGAGAGCAGACGCAAAGCTTTCTCCACGTGTGGGTCCCACCTGACTGTGGTCACTGTCTTCTATGGGACTTTGATATTTATGTACGTGCAGCCCAAATCCAGTCACTCCTTCGACACTGACAAAGTGGCTTCAGTCTTTTACACCCTCATCATCCCTATGTTGAATCCCTTGATCTACAGTTTGAGGAACAAAGATGTAAAAGATGCCCTTTATAGGACAGGGAAAAAAGTACACAGTGCTTTCCTTTGA
- the LOC101996343 gene encoding olfactory receptor 8J3-like, translating into MAPGNLTHVTEFILMGVSDRPDLQVPLFFVFLVIYTLTAAGNLGIITLTTVNSRLQTPMYFFLRHLAVINLANSTVIAPKMLVNFLVSKKTTLYYECATQLGGFLLFIVAEIFMLAVMAYDRYVAICNPLLYMVVVSRHVCFLLVSLTYFFSFFTAIVVTPCVFSVSYCSSNVINHFYCDNVPLLALSCSDTYLPETVVFFFSGTNLFFSMTIVLISYFNIILAILRIRSSEGRKKAFSTCASHMMAVTVFYGTLLFMYLQPRTNHSLDTDKMASVFYTLVIPMLNPVIYSFRNKDVKCALKEFLKNPCQRFNLT; encoded by the coding sequence ATGGCTCCTGGGAATCTCACTCATGTTACAGAGTTCATACTCATGGGGGTGTCTGATCGTCCAGACCTGCAGGTCCcacttttctttgtcttcctggtCATCTACACACTGACAGCAGCAGGAAACCTGGGCATCATCACCCTCACCACCGTGAACTCACGACTTCAaactcccatgtacttcttcctcagacACCTGGCTGTCATCAACCTTGCCAACTCCACTGTTATTGCTCCTAAAATGCTGGTCAACTTCTTAGTCAGTAAGAAAACCACCTTGTACTATGAATGTGCCACCCAGCTGGGAGGATTCCTGCTTTTCATTGTAGCAGAGATCTTCATGCTTGctgtgatggcctatgaccgctatgtggccatctgcaaccCCCTGCTCTACATGGTGGTGGTGTCTCGGCACGTGTGCTTTCTGCTGGTCTCACTCACATACTTCTTCAGCTTTTTCACAGCCATCGTTGTGACTCCTTGTGTCTTCTCTGTGAGTTATTGCTCTTCCAATGTAATCAACCACTTTTACTGTGACAATGTCCCTCTGTTGGCACTGTCCTGTTCTGACACCTACCTCCCAGAAACTGTAGTATTTTTCTTCTCAGGGACAAACTTGTTTTTCTCTATGACTATTGTTCTTATATCCTACTTCAATATCATCCTTGCAATTTTGAGGATCCGTTcctctgaaggaaggaagaaagccttCTCCACCTGTGCTTCCCACATGATGGCCGTCACGGTGTTCTATGGCACACTTCTCTTCATGTATCTGCAACCACGGACCAACCACTCGCTAGACACTGACAAGATGGCTTCTGTGTTTTACACCCTAGTGATACCAATGCTGAACCCTGTCATCTACAGCTTTAGGAATAAAGATGTAAAGTGTGCCTTGAAAGAATTCCTGAAAAATCCATGCCAAAGGTTTAATCTTACATGa
- the LOC101979703 gene encoding olfactory receptor 8J3-like translates to MAPENLTHVTEFILMGLPQSPELQVPLFFVFLLIYTLTVAGNVGIIILTTVNSRLQTPMYFFLRHLAVINLGDATVIAPKMLVNFLVSKKTTLYYECATQLGGFLVFMVADIFMLAVMAYDRYVAICNPLLYMVVVSRHVCFLLVSLTYFFSFFTAIVVTPCVFSVSYCSSNVINHFYCDNVPLLALSCSDTYLPETVVFFFSGTNLFFSMTIVLISYFNIILAILRIRSSEGRKKAFSTCASHMMAVTVFYGTLLFMYLQPRTNHSLDTDKMASVFYTLVIPMLNPVIYSFRNKDVKCALKEFLKNP, encoded by the coding sequence ATGGCTCCTGAGAATCTCACTCATGTCACTGAGTTCATACTCATGGGGTTACCCCAAAGTCCAGAACTGCAGGTCCCACTTTTCTTCGTCTTCCTGCTCATCTACACACTGACAGTAGCAGGGAACGTGGGCATCATCATCCTCACTACCGTGAACTCACGACTTCAaactcccatgtacttcttcctcagacACCTGGCTGTCATCAACCTTGGAGATGCTACTGTCATTGCACCAAAAATGCTGGTCAATTTCTTAGTCAGTAAGAAAACCACCTTGTACTATGAATGTGCCACCCAGCTGGGAGGATTCCTGGTTTTCATGGTTGCAGACATCTTCATGCTGGctgtgatggcctatgaccgctatgtggccatctgcaaccCCCTGCTCTACATGGTGGTGGTGTCTCGGCACGTGTGCTTTCTGCTGGTCTCCCTCACATACTTCTTCAGCTTTTTCACAGCCATCGTTGTGACTCCTTGTGTCTTCTCTGTGAGTTATTGCTCTTCCAATGTAATCAACCACTTTTACTGTGACAATGTCCCTCTGTTGGCACTGTCCTGTTCTGACACCTACCTCCCAGAAACTGTAGTATTTTTCTTCTCAGGGACAAACTTGTTTTTCTCTATGACTATTGTTCTTATATCCTACTTCAATATCATCCTTGCAATTTTGAGGATCCGTTcctctgaaggaaggaagaaagccttCTCCACCTGTGCTTCCCACATGATGGCCGTCACGGTGTTCTATGGCACACTTCTCTTCATGTATCTGCAACCACGGACCAACCACTCGCTAGACACTGACAAGATGGCTTCTGTGTTTTACACCCTAGTGATACCAATGCTGAACCCTGTCATCTACAGCTTTAGGAATAAAGATGTAAAGTGTGCCTTGAAAGAATTCCTGAAAAATCCATGA